A stretch of the Lolium perenne isolate Kyuss_39 chromosome 3, Kyuss_2.0, whole genome shotgun sequence genome encodes the following:
- the LOC127338832 gene encoding uncharacterized protein, giving the protein MSVPCSDQDFRPMKGKNASLPPGVRAERCWCGRLAKVKEVVDFSDKFGMKYFMCASYDHDPPRQTSSSSSRPASPPPLCMWFHWIDQEQTEWARREVEDKQRRAWARFHEEERFEKAIANDKAERERQIQKLRAEQARNREVNQKRMDDEAARRYAEEEVRREAREAERKRLRERAAEAQAAEERGDKTGKWPRWTQGK; this is encoded by the exons atgagtgtgccttgctcggACCAGGATTTTAGGCCGATGAAGGGGAAGAATGCAAGCTTGCCACCGGGGGTGAGAGCAGAGAGGTGTTGGTGCGGCCGCCTTGCGAAGGTGAAGGAGGTGGTTGATTTTTCAGATAAGTTCggcatgaaatatttcatgtgcgcGAGCTATGATCATGATCCACCCAGACAAACAAGTTCATCGTCCTCGAGGCCTGCG TCTCccccgcccctttgcatgtggtttcactggatagaccAGGAGCAGACGGAGTGGGCACGCCGCGAGGTGGAGGACAAACAACGGCGTGCATGGGCAAGGTTCCATGAGGAGGAGCGTTTCGAAAAGGCTATTGCTAATGATAAAGCAGAAAGAGAGAGACAGATACAAAAATTAAGGGCGGAGCAAGCTCGAAATCGTgaggtgaatcagaagaggatggatgatgaggctgcacgtaggtatgcagaggaagaggtgcgcagggaggcccgtgaagcggaaaggaagagattaagAGAAAGGGCTGCTGAGGCGCAGGCagcagaagaacgcggcgacaagaCTGGAAAATGGCCACGCTGGACGCAGGGCAAATAG
- the LOC127345453 gene encoding NAD-capped RNA hydrolase DXO1 isoform X1 has translation MNWGRWPLLSKFRLPAADPAAPAMDLPEHDVDLFGEAYDARDGAEAEAHGGGGASSGSSSPSTSSSSSAAASSSSSAAASSSSSSGRSSSGIADGGDDEGHGGEHHSLGHGGEEGEETDLFGPDNEQYVKTPARSRYPVPVLPPLPDTDSVSHDGVQGHGRGVEVCVSHMNLNKTHETLSRKAVAFQEPCEFACFSRVEGGDVYFDDRSLRLFKRNICDYVGEDLNRGFESFTEKRDLGSQGFGDLLACIRNSNLPLRNIHFVTYRNNLNKILATAYIKEPWKMGVHKRNGVVYLDVHKLPERPQSKIDRRRCFWGYSFENLATENSIGEDGRGIDANVEYCSVIKTKLGAHRIIMGAEMDCCDATNDGRRFYVELKTSRKIQSFLAGVSYVVVGFRNDAGVLVRTERLRTRDITQKVKAKNYWQGGVCLAFANEVLCWLYGTVKENEDYILQRVHPFDRLELLRTQSPCPEAITQHVERLSGTTN, from the exons atgaATTGGGGCAGGTGGCCTCTTCTGTCAAAATTTCGTCTGCCCGCCGCCGACCCGGCCGCGCCCGCCATGGACTTACCGGAGCACGACGTCGACCTCTTCGGGGAGGCTTACGACGCCCGCGACGGAGCCGAAGCTGAAGCCCAcggaggcggcggcgcctcgTCCGGCTCCTCCTCCCCGTCcacatcctcgtcgtcctccgctGCCGCGTCATCGTCCTCCTCCGCTGccgcgtcctcgtcctcctccagcGGCCGCAGTAGCAGTGGCATTGCCGACGGCGGGGACGACGAGGGCCACGGCGGGGAGCACCACTCGTTAGGGCATGGTGGCGAGGAAGGGGAGGAGACAGATTTGTTCGGCCCCGACAACGAGCAGTACGTCAAGACCCCCGCCCGTAGCAGATACCCAGTTCCAG TGTTGCCCCCATTACCGGACACCGACAGTGTTTCTCATGACGGAGTACAAGGACATGGGCGTGGCGTTGAAGTTTGTGTTTCACATATGAATCTTAATAAGACTCACGAGACTCTATCTAGGAAAGCTGTTGCTTTTCAGGAG CCATGTGAGTTCGCCTGCTTCAGCCGTGTTGAGGGTGGGGATGTATATTTTGATGATCGCAGCTTG AGGCTTTTCAAACGTAATATTTGTGACTATGTTGGTGAAGATCTCAATAGAGGATTTGAATCGTTTACAGAGAAAAGAG ATTTGGGATCTCAAGGATTTGGAGATCTTCTTGCATGCATAAGAAATTCAAACCTACCTCTTCGGAACATACATTTTGTG ACTTACCGCAACAACCTTAACAAG ATATTGGCCACGGCTTATATAAAAGAACCATGGAAGATGGGTGTGCACAAAAGAAATGGTGTTGTGTACCTTGATGTCCATAAGCTCCCTGAAAGACCACAAAGCAAGATTGACCGCAGGAg ATGTTTTTGGGGCTATTCTTTTGAAAATCTTGCTACTGAAAACTCTATTGGTGAGGACGGAAGAGGTATTGATGCAAATGTAGAGTATTGTTCTGTAATAAAGACAAAATTGGGTGCGCATCGCATTATCATGGGTGCTGAGATGGACTGCTGTGATGCAACTAATGATGGCAGGCGGTTCTATGTGGAGTTGAAAACAAGCAGAAAG ATTCAGTCATTCCTTGCTGGTGTATCATATGTTGTCGTTGGATTCAG GAATGATGCTGGTGTACTTGTGCGAACCGAGAGACTAAGGACTAGAGACATTACACAAAAAGTGAAAGCAAAGAACTACTGGCAG GGTGGCGTCTGCTTGGCCTTTGCTAACGAGGTTTTATGCTGGCTGTATGGCACTGTCAAAGAAA ATGAAGACTATATTCTGCAACGTGTACACCCATTCGATCGCTTGGAGCTACTACGCACCCAGTCTCCGTGCCCCGAGGCAATAACGCAGCATGTGGAGCGGCTCTCTGGCACAACAAACTAG
- the LOC127345453 gene encoding NAD-capped RNA hydrolase DXO1 isoform X2 — MNWGRWPLLSKFRLPAADPAAPAMDLPEHDVDLFGEAYDARDGAEAEAHGGGGASSGSSSPSTSSSSSAAASSSSSAAASSSSSSGRSSSGIADGGDDEGHGGEHHSLGHGGEEGEETDLFGPDNEQYVKTPARSRYPVPVLPPLPDTDSVSHDGVQGHGRGVEVCVSHMNLNKTHETLSRKAVAFQEPCEFACFSRVEGGDVYFDDRSLRLFKRNICDYVGEDLNRGFESFTEKRDLGSQGFGDLLACIRNSNLPLRNIHFVTYRNNLNKILATAYIKEPWKMGVHKRNGVVYLDVHKLPERPQSKIDRRRCFWGYSFENLATENSIGEDGRGIDANVEYCSVIKTKLGAHRIIMGAEMDCCDATNDGRRFYVELKTSRKLDHHTLKKYEKEKLLRFWIQSFLAGVSYVVVGFRNDAGVLVRTERLRTRDITQKVKAKNYWQGGVCLAFANEVLCWLYGTVKENEDYILQRVHPFDRLELLRTQSPCPEAITQHVERLSGTTN, encoded by the exons atgaATTGGGGCAGGTGGCCTCTTCTGTCAAAATTTCGTCTGCCCGCCGCCGACCCGGCCGCGCCCGCCATGGACTTACCGGAGCACGACGTCGACCTCTTCGGGGAGGCTTACGACGCCCGCGACGGAGCCGAAGCTGAAGCCCAcggaggcggcggcgcctcgTCCGGCTCCTCCTCCCCGTCcacatcctcgtcgtcctccgctGCCGCGTCATCGTCCTCCTCCGCTGccgcgtcctcgtcctcctccagcGGCCGCAGTAGCAGTGGCATTGCCGACGGCGGGGACGACGAGGGCCACGGCGGGGAGCACCACTCGTTAGGGCATGGTGGCGAGGAAGGGGAGGAGACAGATTTGTTCGGCCCCGACAACGAGCAGTACGTCAAGACCCCCGCCCGTAGCAGATACCCAGTTCCAG TGTTGCCCCCATTACCGGACACCGACAGTGTTTCTCATGACGGAGTACAAGGACATGGGCGTGGCGTTGAAGTTTGTGTTTCACATATGAATCTTAATAAGACTCACGAGACTCTATCTAGGAAAGCTGTTGCTTTTCAGGAG CCATGTGAGTTCGCCTGCTTCAGCCGTGTTGAGGGTGGGGATGTATATTTTGATGATCGCAGCTTG AGGCTTTTCAAACGTAATATTTGTGACTATGTTGGTGAAGATCTCAATAGAGGATTTGAATCGTTTACAGAGAAAAGAG ATTTGGGATCTCAAGGATTTGGAGATCTTCTTGCATGCATAAGAAATTCAAACCTACCTCTTCGGAACATACATTTTGTG ACTTACCGCAACAACCTTAACAAG ATATTGGCCACGGCTTATATAAAAGAACCATGGAAGATGGGTGTGCACAAAAGAAATGGTGTTGTGTACCTTGATGTCCATAAGCTCCCTGAAAGACCACAAAGCAAGATTGACCGCAGGAg ATGTTTTTGGGGCTATTCTTTTGAAAATCTTGCTACTGAAAACTCTATTGGTGAGGACGGAAGAGGTATTGATGCAAATGTAGAGTATTGTTCTGTAATAAAGACAAAATTGGGTGCGCATCGCATTATCATGGGTGCTGAGATGGACTGCTGTGATGCAACTAATGATGGCAGGCGGTTCTATGTGGAGTTGAAAACAAGCAGAAAG CTGGATCATCATACGCTGAAAAAATATGAGAAAGAGAAGTTACTTAGGTTCTGG ATTCAGTCATTCCTTGCTGGTGTATCATATGTTGTCGTTGGATTCAG GAATGATGCTGGTGTACTTGTGCGAACCGAGAGACTAAGGACTAGAGACATTACACAAAAAGTGAAAGCAAAGAACTACTGGCAG GGTGGCGTCTGCTTGGCCTTTGCTAACGAGGTTTTATGCTGGCTGTATGGCACTGTCAAAGAAA ATGAAGACTATATTCTGCAACGTGTACACCCATTCGATCGCTTGGAGCTACTACGCACCCAGTCTCCGTGCCCCGAGGCAATAACGCAGCATGTGGAGCGGCTCTCTGGCACAACAAACTAG